From Ramlibacter tataouinensis, the proteins below share one genomic window:
- a CDS encoding MFS transporter, which produces MAAAHVDPSIKEQEAGVAARGWNDAQRLLLAKALRGFADGFVSLLLPLHLLHLGFTPFQVGCIATTTLLGSGLLTLLVGAQAARHAWRTLLLAATALMAGTGVALASFSGFWPLMLVALLGTINPSGGDVSVFLPLEHAVLSSSVGQRDRTAAFARYSLVGTLSGAFGALAAGLPTFAVASLGMDLPSAVQAMFVLYALLAAAAALVYRGLPRTRDTVSDDPAPALGPSRRRVYMLAALFSLDAFGGGFLVQSLIALWLYQRFGLSIEATGSLFFWTGILTAFSYLVAVRIANRIGLVRTMVYTHLPSSLCLLAIPFCTELSWAIALLLVRSALSQMDVPTRSSYVMAIVTPPERPAAASVTSVPRSLAAALSPALAGYLLGLSSFGWPLVAGGALKIVYDLLLLAMFRRVRPPEEQPSER; this is translated from the coding sequence ATGGCAGCAGCACACGTTGACCCCTCGATCAAGGAGCAGGAAGCAGGAGTCGCAGCGCGCGGCTGGAACGATGCGCAGCGCTTGCTGCTGGCCAAGGCCCTGCGCGGTTTCGCCGACGGTTTCGTCAGCTTGCTGCTGCCGCTGCACCTGCTGCACCTGGGCTTCACGCCCTTCCAGGTCGGCTGCATCGCCACCACGACCTTGCTCGGCTCGGGCCTGCTGACGCTGCTGGTCGGCGCCCAAGCCGCCCGCCATGCCTGGCGCACGCTGCTGCTCGCCGCCACTGCGCTGATGGCAGGCACCGGAGTGGCATTGGCGTCCTTCAGCGGCTTCTGGCCCCTGATGCTGGTAGCGCTGCTGGGCACCATCAACCCCTCGGGTGGCGACGTCAGCGTGTTCCTGCCGCTTGAGCACGCAGTGCTGTCCTCCAGTGTTGGCCAGCGCGATCGAACAGCGGCCTTTGCCAGGTACAGCCTGGTCGGCACCTTGTCGGGCGCCTTCGGCGCGCTGGCCGCCGGCCTGCCAACGTTCGCGGTGGCGTCACTCGGCATGGACCTGCCCTCGGCCGTGCAGGCGATGTTCGTGCTCTATGCGCTGCTCGCCGCCGCAGCCGCGCTCGTCTATCGCGGACTTCCGCGCACACGCGACACCGTGAGCGACGACCCGGCGCCGGCGCTGGGGCCTTCGCGTCGCCGCGTCTACATGCTCGCCGCGCTGTTCAGCCTGGATGCCTTCGGTGGGGGGTTCCTGGTGCAGTCGCTGATCGCGCTGTGGCTGTACCAGCGCTTCGGGCTTTCAATCGAAGCCACTGGGTCGCTTTTCTTCTGGACCGGCATCCTCACCGCCTTCTCGTACCTGGTCGCCGTGCGCATCGCCAATCGCATCGGCCTAGTGCGAACCATGGTCTACACGCACCTGCCCTCCAGCCTCTGCCTGCTGGCGATCCCCTTCTGCACCGAGCTCTCGTGGGCCATCGCGCTGCTGCTGGTGCGCAGCGCGCTGTCGCAGATGGACGTGCCGACCCGCAGTTCCTACGTTATGGCCATCGTCACACCGCCCGAGCGGCCGGCCGCGGCCAGCGTCACTTCGGTGCCGCGCAGCCTGGCCGCGGCGCTGAGCCCGGCACTGGCTGGATACCTGTTAGGCCTGTCGAGCTTTGGCTGGCCGCTGGTCGCAGGCGGCGCGCTGAAGATCGTCTACGACCTGCTGCTGCTGGCGATGTTCCGCCGCGTGCGGCCGCCCGAGGAGCAGCCTAGCGAGCGCTAG
- a CDS encoding DUF4336 domain-containing protein: MLIRLLVRGASSGTKRTTHCENRRARRTPGRTMGAALYEPIDVYKPVAANIGVVDGPFEYLTVAGVRLPLPFTTRMMVVRLSNGDLFLHSPTRFDRRLADELDHLGRIRHLISPNQFHYAHIGEWLRAYPHAVAWASPGVRSRSKARRVEITFARDLDLDPPDEWRNELDQTLFPGGYFKEFIFFHRESASLIVTDAIINLELDKMNEPWRTFTRISGMYYPRGQVFFGMRLPLMLHRKRAAAAISKLHGWRPRRILLSHGRSFDVDTDKVISRIFGRHAGR, translated from the coding sequence ATGCTCATCCGGCTCTTGGTGCGTGGCGCGTCCAGCGGCACCAAGCGCACCACGCACTGCGAGAATCGACGTGCACGGCGTACTCCGGGACGCACTATGGGCGCAGCACTTTACGAGCCGATCGATGTGTACAAGCCTGTGGCGGCAAACATCGGCGTTGTCGACGGGCCTTTTGAGTACCTGACCGTGGCTGGCGTCAGGCTGCCGCTACCGTTCACCACCCGTATGATGGTGGTGCGCCTCTCGAACGGCGATCTCTTCCTCCATTCACCGACGAGATTCGATCGCCGGCTCGCCGACGAGCTCGATCATCTCGGAAGAATCCGCCATCTGATCTCTCCCAACCAATTCCACTACGCCCACATCGGAGAGTGGTTGAGGGCCTATCCACATGCCGTCGCATGGGCTTCGCCCGGGGTGCGCAGCAGGAGCAAAGCGCGACGCGTGGAGATCACTTTCGCCAGAGACCTCGACCTGGATCCGCCGGACGAATGGCGCAACGAACTCGACCAGACGCTGTTTCCGGGTGGTTACTTCAAGGAGTTCATCTTCTTCCACCGGGAATCAGCATCTCTCATCGTGACGGACGCCATCATCAACCTCGAACTGGACAAAATGAACGAGCCTTGGCGAACGTTCACGAGGATCAGCGGGATGTACTATCCACGCGGCCAGGTCTTCTTCGGGATGCGCCTGCCGCTGATGTTGCATCGAAAAAGGGCGGCGGCGGCGATCTCGAAACTTCACGGATGGCGGCCTCGCCGTATCTTGCTCAGTCATGGGCGTTCGTTCGACGTGGACACAGACAAGGTCATCAGCCGCATCTTCGGAAGGCATGCTGGCCGGTGA
- a CDS encoding TolC family protein: MFSRSFPAAAALAALLPPLVGAAPLGLEQALELAAQRSQTVRSARASASGAAESARAAGQLPDPMLNVGIENLPVTGPDRFRTTADSMTMKRVGISQEWIPSEKRASRQAAAQAQVGRESILEQVALADTRLQTALAYVDAYYAGESLKLTTATEHHVHEELEAAKARLASSAGSTQEVLAMSAARGVAEDESADVQQMQATALVTLQRWVGVQPDSLAAPVLPTLHSEKTYVAAHPAVLQAYRDIDVARAEASATAVNRRPNWTWLASYGQRTGFSDMVSIEVNIPLTVAPGERQDRETAAKLALVDKAEAALDEATRMASAEFLSFASDVQRLAQRVERYRANVIAPASQRTQAALAGYRSNQVTLMTLFEARHAEVEAQRKLLTQQRDLAKVQAQLAFKPVPGGAP; the protein is encoded by the coding sequence ATGTTCTCACGCTCTTTTCCAGCAGCTGCCGCTCTGGCCGCGCTGCTTCCCCCTCTGGTGGGGGCCGCTCCCCTTGGCCTTGAGCAGGCGCTTGAGCTAGCCGCGCAGCGTTCGCAAACCGTCCGGTCCGCACGGGCCAGCGCTTCGGGCGCAGCAGAGTCCGCGCGTGCCGCGGGGCAACTGCCCGACCCGATGCTCAATGTGGGCATCGAAAACCTCCCGGTGACCGGCCCCGACCGGTTCCGCACCACTGCTGATTCCATGACCATGAAGCGAGTGGGCATCAGCCAGGAATGGATACCTTCCGAGAAGCGTGCCTCCCGGCAAGCTGCCGCCCAGGCGCAGGTCGGACGCGAATCCATCCTGGAGCAGGTGGCGCTGGCGGACACCCGACTGCAAACGGCGCTGGCGTATGTCGACGCCTACTATGCCGGCGAGAGCCTGAAGCTCACGACGGCAACCGAGCACCATGTGCATGAGGAACTCGAAGCGGCGAAGGCCCGACTCGCGTCCTCAGCGGGGAGCACTCAAGAGGTGCTGGCCATGTCGGCCGCCCGCGGCGTCGCGGAAGACGAATCCGCGGATGTCCAGCAAATGCAGGCCACTGCGCTGGTCACCTTACAGCGGTGGGTGGGCGTGCAGCCTGACTCTCTCGCTGCACCGGTACTACCCACCCTTCACAGTGAAAAGACATACGTGGCCGCACACCCCGCAGTCCTGCAGGCGTATCGCGACATCGACGTAGCCCGAGCTGAAGCGTCCGCAACGGCGGTGAACCGCAGGCCCAACTGGACCTGGCTCGCGTCCTATGGCCAGCGCACCGGCTTCTCCGACATGGTATCCATCGAGGTCAACATTCCGCTAACAGTCGCTCCCGGTGAACGACAGGACCGCGAAACGGCCGCCAAGCTGGCGCTGGTCGACAAGGCTGAAGCCGCCCTCGACGAAGCCACGCGCATGGCAAGCGCCGAGTTCCTCAGCTTCGCCAGCGACGTGCAGCGCCTCGCCCAGCGCGTCGAGCGCTACCGCGCCAATGTCATCGCCCCGGCGAGCCAGCGGACCCAGGCGGCTCTGGCGGGCTACCGCTCCAACCAGGTGACCCTGATGACGCTTTTCGAGGCCCGGCACGCCGAAGTCGAGGCCCAACGCAAGCTCCTCACTCAGCAGCGCGACCTCGCCAAAGTCCAAGCG
- a CDS encoding galactose oxidase-like domain-containing protein has protein sequence MMSRKIVAAALSCLVGMAAFLSPGAANAQTTGQWTRLQDFPVIPIHSHLLPNGKVMMWGRPGNQPYLWDPSSQAITALPGAGYDIFCAGHALLADGRLLVAGGHVVDEVGLANVSVFDPATNTWSREPDMNAGRWYPTVTALPNGDALVTSGNIDTSVGRNPLPQVYQAASRTWRDLTNAQLEVSYYPEMFVAPNGRLAMLGPGDFTFWLDTAGTGAWSGMNVRSGGWRDGNSAAMYADGKVVMMGGNDNPPGSVTHVIDLSVPAPAWRAVASMSFARRHLNSTLLPDGTVLVTGGTSGSGFNNETTPVLATELWNPATETWTRLANATVPRLYHSMALLLPDGRVITGGGDGHFEAEVFSPPYLFKGARPVITTAPASMGYGQQITVESPDAASIQKVTLIRLGSVTHGFNENQRMSTLPFTAGTGTLGITTPANANLAPPGHYMLFLVNGSGVPSVATVVRIGSGAPPPPPPAPTLGSLAPSSATAGGPAFTLTANGTNFVAGSTVRWNGTARTTTFVSATQLSAAITAADIAATGTAQVTVLNPGGAASAALPFTIAAAPPPAPTLGSLVPSSATAGGPAFTLTANGTNFVAGSTVRWNGTARTTTFVSATQLSAAITAADIAATGTAQVTVLNPGGAASAALPFTIAAAPPPAPTLGSLVPSSATAGGPAFTLTANGTNFVAGSTVRWNGTARTTTFVSATQLSAAITAADIAATGTAQVTVLNPGGAASAALPFTIAAAPPPAPTLGSLVPSTATAGGPAFTLTANGTNFVAGSTVRWNGTARTTTFVSATQLSAAITAADIAATGTAQVTVLNPGGAATAALPFTVTAPTSVLRVTKLGTGKGNINSAPAGISCGGTCTAPFASGATVTLTVKPTGQSVFAGWGGACAGTSNTCIVTINSALDVTATFNPR, from the coding sequence ATGATGTCGCGCAAGATCGTTGCCGCCGCGCTGTCATGTCTGGTGGGCATGGCCGCCTTCCTCTCGCCGGGCGCTGCGAACGCACAAACGACGGGCCAGTGGACCCGATTGCAGGACTTCCCGGTGATACCGATCCACAGTCACCTGCTCCCGAACGGCAAAGTGATGATGTGGGGCCGCCCCGGCAACCAGCCGTACCTGTGGGACCCCAGCAGCCAGGCGATCACCGCGCTGCCCGGTGCAGGTTACGACATCTTCTGCGCGGGTCACGCCCTGCTGGCGGACGGACGCCTGCTGGTGGCCGGCGGACATGTCGTGGACGAAGTCGGACTTGCGAACGTCAGCGTGTTCGACCCGGCTACGAATACCTGGTCGAGGGAGCCCGACATGAACGCGGGACGCTGGTATCCGACAGTGACGGCGCTGCCGAACGGCGATGCGCTCGTGACGTCGGGCAACATCGACACGAGCGTGGGCCGCAATCCGCTACCGCAGGTGTACCAGGCAGCGAGCAGAACATGGCGCGACTTGACGAACGCACAGTTGGAAGTCTCTTATTACCCGGAGATGTTCGTGGCGCCGAATGGCAGGCTGGCCATGCTCGGACCTGGGGACTTCACGTTCTGGCTGGACACCGCCGGGACCGGTGCATGGAGTGGAATGAATGTCCGCAGCGGCGGTTGGCGCGATGGCAATTCGGCGGCCATGTACGCCGACGGGAAGGTCGTGATGATGGGAGGGAATGACAACCCGCCCGGATCGGTGACGCATGTGATCGACCTGAGCGTGCCGGCTCCCGCCTGGCGCGCAGTCGCTTCAATGAGCTTCGCCCGGCGCCATCTCAACTCCACTTTGCTGCCCGATGGGACCGTGCTGGTCACTGGAGGCACATCGGGCTCCGGCTTCAACAATGAAACCACGCCGGTCTTGGCAACGGAGTTGTGGAACCCGGCCACGGAGACGTGGACCCGCCTCGCGAACGCAACGGTGCCAAGGCTCTACCACTCCATGGCGCTGCTCCTGCCCGATGGGCGTGTAATCACGGGCGGTGGCGACGGCCACTTCGAAGCAGAGGTCTTTTCACCGCCGTACCTGTTCAAGGGAGCACGCCCGGTCATCACGACAGCGCCAGCGTCGATGGGATACGGCCAACAAATCACCGTTGAGAGTCCGGACGCTGCAAGCATCCAGAAAGTGACGCTGATCCGGCTGGGGTCCGTCACGCACGGGTTCAACGAGAACCAGCGTATGTCCACGCTGCCGTTCACCGCTGGAACAGGCACGCTCGGCATTACGACGCCAGCCAACGCGAACCTGGCGCCGCCCGGACACTACATGCTCTTCCTGGTCAACGGCAGTGGCGTGCCATCCGTGGCCACTGTCGTGCGGATCGGCAGCGGAGCGCCGCCGCCCCCGCCGCCGGCTCCGACACTGGGCTCGCTCGCCCCGAGCAGCGCGACAGCAGGAGGGCCCGCCTTCACGCTCACGGCCAACGGCACCAATTTCGTTGCCGGATCGACGGTGCGTTGGAATGGCACCGCCCGAACCACCACCTTCGTCAGCGCCACCCAGTTGAGTGCTGCCATCACGGCGGCCGACATCGCGGCGACAGGTACCGCCCAGGTCACCGTGCTCAATCCGGGAGGCGCGGCGTCCGCCGCCTTGCCTTTCACGATCGCGGCCGCGCCGCCGCCGGCGCCGACACTGGGCTCGCTCGTCCCGAGCAGCGCGACGGCAGGAGGGCCCGCCTTCACGCTCACGGCCAACGGCACCAATTTCGTTGCCGGGTCGACGGTGCGGTGGAATGGCACCGCCCGCACCACCACCTTCGTCAGTGCCACCCAGTTGAGCGCTGCCATCACGGCGGCCGACATCGCGGCGACAGGCACCGCCCAGGTCACCGTGCTCAATCCGGGAGGCGCCGCGTCCGCTGCCCTGCCTTTCACGATCGCGGCCGCGCCGCCGCCGGCGCCGACACTGGGCTCGCTCGTCCCGAGCAGCGCGACGGCAGGAGGGCCCGCCTTCACGCTCACGGCCAACGGCACCAATTTCGTTGCCGGGTCGACGGTGCGGTGGAATGGCACCGCCCGAACCACCACCTTCGTCAGCGCCACCCAGTTGAGTGCTGCCATCACGGCGGCCGACATCGCGGCGACAGGTACCGCCCAGGTCACCGTGCTCAATCCGGGAGGCGCCGCGTCCGCTGCCCTGCCTTTCACGATCGCTGCCGCGCCGCCGCCGGCTCCGACACTGGGCTCGCTCGTCCCGAGCACCGCGACAGCAGGAGGGCCCGCCTTCACGCTCACGGCCAACGGCACCAATTTCGTTGCCGGATCGACCGTGCGGTGGAATGGCACCGCCCGCACCACCACCTTCGTCAGCGCCACCCAGTTGAGTGCTGCCATCACGGCGGCCGACATCGCGGCGACAGGTACCGCCCAGGTCACCGTGCTCAATCCGGGAGGCGCCGCGACCGCTGCCTTGCCTTTCACAGTCACTGCCCCGACGTCTGTGCTGAGGGTAACCAAGCTCGGCACCGGCAAAGGAAACATCAACAGTGCCCCGGCCGGCATCAGCTGCGGTGGGACTTGCACGGCCCCGTTTGCCAGCGGCGCGACAGTCACCTTGACAGTCAAACCCACTGGCCAGAGTGTCTTTGCAGGCTGGGGTGGCGCTTGTGCGGGCACCTCGAACACATGCATCGTAACGATCAACAGTGCGTTGGACGTCACGGCGACGTTCAACCCGCGGTGA
- a CDS encoding ArsI/CadI family heavy metal resistance metalloenzyme: protein MKRFHVHVHVNDLGKNIAFYSAMFNQQPTRTEVDYAKWMLDDPPVNFAISTRGDATGVDHLGIQVDSKEQLAEIRGHAASADLTILDEGETTCCYARSDKYWVTDPQGVAWEQFHTLDSIPVFSTPKAQAGMCCATSASPEAKPEPAKSCC from the coding sequence ATGAAGCGATTCCACGTGCACGTTCACGTCAATGATCTCGGCAAGAACATCGCCTTCTACTCGGCGATGTTCAACCAGCAGCCCACCCGCACCGAGGTCGACTACGCCAAGTGGATGTTGGACGATCCGCCGGTGAACTTCGCGATCTCTACGCGCGGTGATGCCACCGGAGTCGACCATCTGGGCATCCAGGTCGACAGCAAGGAGCAGCTGGCGGAAATCCGTGGCCATGCTGCAAGCGCCGACCTGACCATCCTTGACGAAGGCGAGACGACCTGCTGCTATGCCCGCAGTGACAAGTACTGGGTGACCGATCCCCAGGGCGTCGCCTGGGAACAGTTCCATACCCTCGATTCGATTCCGGTTTTCAGCACGCCGAAGGCGCAAGCCGGGATGTGCTGCGCAACGAGCGCGTCGCCCGAGGCGAAACCCGAGCCCGCCAAATCCTGCTGCTGA
- a CDS encoding aquaporin, producing the protein MLLCAVIGSGIMAERLSAGNAGVALLANTLATVFALYVLIETLSPISGAHFNPMATVVLAWRGHMSAHDRWPLTALYILVQLTGALAGAMLANAMFDTSILQVSSKMRTGPGQWLAEAVAAAGLMFVILRSPTGRGSALVAAYIGAAYWFTASTSFANPAAVFGRIWSDSFAGIAPESALAFVLAQFAGGAVGAWLASVFEREAL; encoded by the coding sequence ATGCTGCTGTGTGCGGTGATCGGCTCCGGCATCATGGCCGAACGCCTCAGCGCCGGCAACGCGGGAGTTGCGTTGCTGGCCAACACGCTTGCGACGGTCTTCGCGCTCTACGTCCTGATCGAGACACTGTCGCCGATCAGCGGCGCACACTTCAACCCGATGGCCACCGTCGTGCTGGCCTGGCGGGGCCACATGAGCGCCCATGACCGATGGCCGCTCACCGCCCTCTACATCCTGGTGCAGCTTACTGGTGCGCTCGCAGGCGCCATGCTTGCCAATGCGATGTTCGACACGAGCATCCTGCAGGTCAGCTCGAAGATGCGCACCGGTCCGGGCCAGTGGCTTGCGGAAGCAGTGGCTGCCGCGGGCTTGATGTTCGTCATCCTCCGGTCGCCCACGGGTAGAGGAAGCGCCTTGGTTGCCGCTTACATCGGCGCGGCTTACTGGTTCACTGCAAGCACGTCGTTTGCAAACCCGGCTGCGGTTTTCGGCCGGATTTGGAGCGACAGCTTTGCCGGCATCGCCCCCGAGAGCGCACTCGCCTTCGTGCTGGCGCAGTTCGCGGGCGGGGCCGTGGGCGCGTGGCTGGCTTCAGTGTTCGAGCGCGAAGCGCTCTAA
- a CDS encoding ABC transporter substrate-binding protein — protein MQRRNFIFSAAAAMTGSAAVAARTEPGVSDKEVLLGQSVVSSGPLGVGALAMQGGMRVAFSEANARGGVAGRQLRVVSLDDGLDPARAAANYKALLQEHQVFACVLGAGAGTTLAGLPVLKEAGAPLIGTTAVVDSVREKTEGVAYYTRASQQRESDALVTHLSTLGIQRLAVAHVGTPGGLEVLGQLDAAAARHKLRLTGSVGVAPDGKNASDAGKTLARADAQAVIMFLSGPPAAEVMKSVWAQGGAPSFYGMSILAGDVTARLLGEQSKGLTISQVTPYPWDAANPDANLYRKGCEAAQVPVGYHSYEGYVAGRVTIEALRQAGRELTRERLHAVLRKLKARIAGMDLDFSGGRSTGSHFVELVRVRNDGKFVR, from the coding sequence ATGCAACGACGCAATTTCATCTTCAGCGCAGCCGCCGCGATGACCGGCTCCGCGGCAGTCGCGGCCCGGACGGAACCCGGAGTCAGCGACAAGGAAGTTCTGCTGGGCCAGAGCGTGGTCTCCAGCGGCCCGCTGGGCGTGGGCGCGCTGGCCATGCAAGGCGGCATGAGGGTCGCGTTCAGCGAAGCCAACGCCCGGGGCGGCGTGGCCGGACGCCAGCTGCGCGTGGTGTCGCTGGACGACGGCCTCGATCCTGCACGGGCGGCCGCCAACTACAAGGCGCTGCTGCAGGAGCACCAGGTCTTCGCCTGCGTGTTGGGGGCCGGCGCGGGAACCACCCTGGCCGGCCTGCCCGTCCTGAAGGAGGCAGGCGCGCCCCTGATCGGCACCACCGCCGTGGTCGACTCGGTGCGCGAGAAGACCGAGGGGGTGGCCTACTACACGCGCGCCAGCCAGCAGCGCGAGTCCGATGCGCTGGTGACGCACCTGAGCACCCTGGGCATCCAGCGGCTCGCGGTGGCCCATGTGGGCACGCCCGGCGGCCTGGAAGTCCTGGGCCAGCTCGATGCCGCGGCCGCACGCCACAAACTGCGCCTGACCGGCTCGGTCGGCGTGGCGCCGGACGGCAAGAACGCCAGCGATGCCGGCAAGACGCTGGCGCGTGCAGATGCCCAGGCGGTGATCATGTTCCTCAGCGGTCCGCCGGCCGCGGAAGTGATGAAGTCGGTCTGGGCGCAGGGCGGCGCGCCCAGCTTCTACGGCATGTCGATCCTCGCGGGCGATGTGACTGCACGGTTGCTGGGTGAGCAGTCGAAGGGGCTGACGATCTCCCAGGTCACGCCGTATCCGTGGGACGCGGCCAATCCCGATGCCAACCTGTACCGCAAAGGCTGCGAGGCCGCGCAGGTGCCTGTCGGCTACCACAGCTACGAAGGCTACGTGGCCGGCCGCGTGACGATCGAAGCACTGCGCCAGGCCGGCCGCGAGCTCACCCGCGAGCGGCTGCACGCGGTGCTTCGCAAGCTGAAGGCACGCATCGCCGGCATGGACCTGGATTTCTCCGGCGGCCGCTCGACCGGCTCGCATTTCGTCGAGCTCGTGCGGGTGCGCAACGACGGCAAGTTCGTGCGCTGA
- a CDS encoding MerR family transcriptional regulator has product MSAVPPLSIGAAAKQTGCSAPTIRYYEEVGLLPAAPRTQGNQRHYDDAAIRRLTFIRRCRDFGFTIEQVRELVGLVDQPSRDCAEVRDIAQVHLLEVQKKLAELQALEASLSRFVHGCNTACAGGPAIDCTILEDLAMPTWEAKDHLPAPARSGCCG; this is encoded by the coding sequence ATGAGCGCAGTCCCGCCCCTTTCCATTGGAGCCGCCGCGAAGCAAACCGGCTGCAGCGCACCGACCATCCGGTACTACGAGGAGGTGGGCCTGTTGCCCGCGGCACCGCGCACGCAAGGCAACCAGCGTCATTACGACGACGCCGCGATCCGGCGGCTCACCTTCATCCGGAGGTGTCGCGACTTCGGCTTCACGATCGAGCAAGTACGGGAGTTGGTCGGCCTGGTTGACCAGCCTTCACGCGATTGCGCCGAAGTGCGTGACATCGCCCAGGTGCACCTGCTGGAGGTGCAGAAGAAACTGGCCGAGCTCCAGGCGCTGGAAGCAAGCCTGTCCAGGTTCGTCCACGGCTGCAACACCGCTTGCGCCGGCGGACCGGCGATTGACTGCACCATTCTCGAAGACTTGGCGATGCCAACTTGGGAGGCCAAAGACCACTTGCCGGCACCCGCGCGCTCGGGGTGCTGTGGTTAG
- a CDS encoding YnfA family protein — protein MDALKTFGLFVLTAVAEIVGCYLPYLWLKEDRSAWILIPAAVSLALFAWLLSLHPTAAGRVYAAYGGVYVGVAILWLWAVDGIRPSTTDWVGVAVSLVGMGIIMFGRRA, from the coding sequence ATGGATGCGCTCAAGACTTTCGGCCTGTTCGTGCTCACCGCGGTCGCGGAAATCGTCGGCTGCTACCTGCCTTACCTCTGGCTCAAAGAGGACCGCTCGGCCTGGATATTGATTCCGGCCGCAGTGAGCCTGGCGCTGTTCGCTTGGCTCCTGTCGCTGCACCCAACGGCGGCGGGCCGCGTGTACGCGGCCTACGGCGGCGTCTACGTCGGGGTCGCCATCCTCTGGCTTTGGGCGGTGGACGGCATCCGTCCAAGCACGACGGACTGGGTGGGTGTCGCGGTGAGCCTGGTCGGGATGGGCATCATCATGTTCGGCCGGCGCGCTTGA
- a CDS encoding DUF4038 domain-containing protein — MYKSVASAQSDSVTRRRFLNVVAAFAAVQAVSCGGGGGGGGGPVAPTPESSGTPPPPAPIPVPPPAPAAAGAFPLAIEAGGRYLTDRSGNAFPVLVRTVWNIPALPRAEYQAVIDDTAARGFTGIEFWLHHFPGNGHPPFDGEGNAPFSKRLDGSTWDGTLTYGNASAEAPDFTQPNAPYWSNIDALIAYAASRNLMVLWFPAYAGFLVGYDGWLVEMAANGTTRMRSYGAWLANRYKDTPNIVWMLGGDYSFADQPEYTAVEQAWIDGMLSVAGQQSILFSNEWRSEHIGTEEPAFGRYINLNGCYSWNGRTASICRQGYAHTPAIPAFLQEGPFDEEGPDGNSYNPSATQPIRRYSWWAWLSAIGGYTFGNGYVWALNPGYVPHLDTVQTRHHSVLNRFIGSVEWWTLVPDGMGGIGTLVTAGGGTIDTDSYVAAAANPAGTLLVAYLGPGHSGEVTIDMKKMRSATTGRWFDPTSGVSQAIGPLPNSGTRTFAPPGANAAGDRDWVLVLTS; from the coding sequence ATGTACAAGTCGGTCGCGTCCGCACAGTCGGATTCAGTGACGCGTCGTCGTTTCTTGAACGTTGTTGCGGCCTTTGCGGCGGTGCAGGCGGTCTCTTGCGGCGGTGGAGGCGGTGGCGGCGGCGGGCCCGTGGCCCCCACGCCGGAGTCATCGGGCACGCCACCACCGCCGGCACCCATCCCGGTCCCGCCGCCCGCGCCCGCCGCCGCAGGCGCATTTCCATTGGCGATCGAGGCGGGGGGAAGGTATCTGACGGACAGGAGCGGGAATGCATTTCCGGTCCTGGTCCGCACGGTGTGGAACATTCCGGCGCTGCCTCGAGCCGAATACCAGGCGGTCATAGACGACACCGCAGCACGTGGCTTCACCGGCATCGAGTTCTGGCTGCACCACTTTCCCGGGAACGGCCATCCTCCGTTCGATGGGGAGGGAAACGCGCCCTTTTCGAAGAGGCTTGACGGCAGCACCTGGGACGGCACGCTGACCTATGGCAACGCCAGCGCGGAAGCACCGGATTTCACGCAACCGAACGCGCCTTACTGGTCGAATATCGACGCGCTCATCGCTTACGCGGCGTCTCGAAATTTGATGGTGCTCTGGTTCCCTGCCTATGCAGGGTTCCTGGTGGGCTATGACGGGTGGCTCGTGGAGATGGCCGCCAACGGCACCACCAGGATGCGGTCCTACGGCGCGTGGCTTGCGAATCGCTACAAGGACACTCCGAACATCGTCTGGATGCTCGGTGGCGACTATTCGTTTGCCGACCAACCCGAGTACACGGCCGTCGAGCAAGCCTGGATCGACGGAATGCTGAGCGTTGCGGGTCAACAGAGCATCCTGTTCTCGAACGAATGGCGCAGTGAGCACATTGGCACCGAGGAACCGGCGTTCGGCCGCTATATCAATCTCAACGGCTGCTACTCATGGAACGGCCGCACCGCTTCCATCTGCCGCCAGGGCTACGCCCACACGCCGGCGATTCCCGCTTTCCTGCAGGAGGGTCCATTCGATGAGGAAGGTCCTGACGGGAACAGCTACAACCCCTCGGCCACGCAGCCGATCCGGCGCTACAGCTGGTGGGCATGGCTGAGTGCGATCGGCGGCTACACCTTCGGCAACGGCTATGTGTGGGCGCTGAATCCCGGCTACGTGCCGCATCTGGACACCGTGCAGACACGGCACCATTCGGTCCTGAACAGGTTCATTGGCTCCGTTGAATGGTGGACCCTCGTTCCCGATGGAATGGGCGGTATCGGGACGCTGGTGACGGCGGGCGGCGGCACGATCGACACGGACAGCTACGTCGCGGCAGCCGCCAACCCGGCCGGCACGCTGCTGGTGGCCTACCTGGGGCCGGGTCACTCCGGCGAGGTGACGATCGACATGAAAAAAATGCGCAGCGCCACCACTGGCAGGTGGTTCGACCCGACGAGCGGCGTTTCTCAGGCTATCGGCCCCCTACCCAACAGCGGAACGCGCACCTTCGCGCCGCCTGGCGCCAACGCCGCAGGAGACCGGGACTGGGTCCTGGTCCTGACCAGCTAG